In Modestobacter versicolor, a single genomic region encodes these proteins:
- a CDS encoding putative bifunctional diguanylate cyclase/phosphodiesterase encodes MAAIRSAADAFRERSPGDRRLLALRATGAVLSVGYVSATLVAWSGVTSWSEALQTGGNSAFIGGLVVVTLLRARLYREDRRAWALVALALLSYLCGGLVDALGGGSPTGADRPSWADLGWLGFYPLTALALLTMLRARVPRVSALTWLDGVVVGLTVATLGSAFAVGGVLRGTEGSTAAVATAIAYPLLDTLLLVLLLGALAVIGRGAGAAWWWLSLGLLFFAASDAVYALRVADGSDPFSGLLGLGWGMAFISFGAAACQRPRTAVTSRVDGRVGLALPGACAVAMLALMYAGYLDHGPLDDGGPLVGALALGSVLAALGRASLSFRAVRALADSRRQARTDELTGLPNRRSVFESLARADARLTAGEPIAVLVVDLDRFKEINDSLGHVAGDELLRQVGPRLAAHLRSDDLLARLGGDEFVVLAHDVRPSDALALAGRLRDELRRPFRFGSMELTVDASVGVAIGPLHSASAEELLQLADLAMYSAKRSRCGVALYDDTRDGEGRHRLETVEQLRTGISAGQLVLHYQPKLDLRTGEVDGVEALVRWQHPERGLLPPDSFIDLAESAGLMSRLTATVLDQALAQCRAWADAGLVLDVSVNISPTDLVDEAFPAEVARQLHLHRLPPTRLVLEVTESLLMADRERAVRVLQQLRDTGVGISIDDYGTGYSSLAYLASLPVTELKLDRAFITSMPSSPRAEAVVTSTLQLARSLGLVLVAEGAEDAETVAALGDLDCDLVQGYHVSRPLPPEQLAAWLRSRSQVPST; translated from the coding sequence ATGGCAGCCATCCGCTCTGCCGCGGACGCGTTCCGCGAGCGCTCACCGGGAGACCGGCGACTGCTCGCGCTGCGCGCGACCGGTGCGGTGCTGTCGGTCGGCTACGTCTCGGCGACCCTGGTCGCCTGGTCCGGCGTGACCTCGTGGTCCGAGGCCCTGCAGACCGGTGGCAACAGCGCCTTCATCGGCGGCCTGGTGGTCGTCACCCTGCTGCGGGCCCGGCTGTACCGCGAGGACCGGCGGGCCTGGGCGCTCGTCGCCCTGGCGCTGCTGAGCTACCTCTGCGGCGGCCTGGTCGACGCGCTCGGCGGCGGCTCGCCGACCGGCGCCGACCGGCCGTCGTGGGCCGACCTGGGCTGGCTCGGCTTCTACCCGCTCACCGCCCTGGCGCTGCTGACCATGCTGCGTGCCCGGGTGCCCCGGGTGTCCGCGCTGACCTGGCTCGACGGCGTCGTCGTCGGCCTGACCGTCGCCACCCTGGGCTCGGCGTTCGCCGTGGGCGGGGTGCTGCGCGGCACCGAGGGCAGCACCGCCGCCGTCGCGACCGCCATCGCCTACCCGTTGCTGGACACCCTCCTGCTGGTGCTGCTGCTCGGCGCGCTCGCCGTGATCGGCCGCGGCGCCGGGGCCGCCTGGTGGTGGCTCAGCCTCGGCCTGCTGTTCTTCGCCGCGAGCGACGCCGTCTACGCCCTGCGGGTGGCCGACGGGTCGGACCCGTTCAGCGGCCTGCTCGGCCTCGGCTGGGGCATGGCGTTCATCAGCTTCGGCGCCGCCGCCTGCCAGCGCCCCCGCACCGCGGTCACCAGCCGGGTCGACGGCCGGGTCGGCCTCGCCCTGCCGGGGGCCTGCGCGGTCGCGATGCTGGCGCTGATGTACGCCGGCTACCTCGACCACGGGCCGCTGGACGACGGCGGCCCGCTCGTCGGTGCGCTGGCCCTGGGGTCGGTGCTGGCCGCGCTGGGCCGCGCGTCGCTGTCCTTCCGCGCGGTGCGGGCGCTCGCCGACAGCCGGCGGCAGGCACGCACCGACGAGCTCACCGGGCTGCCCAACCGGCGCAGCGTCTTCGAGTCCCTGGCCCGTGCCGACGCCCGGCTGACCGCCGGTGAGCCGATCGCCGTGCTGGTGGTCGACCTGGACCGGTTCAAGGAGATCAACGACTCGCTCGGCCACGTCGCCGGTGACGAGCTGCTGCGGCAGGTCGGGCCCCGGCTCGCCGCCCACCTGCGCAGCGACGACCTGCTCGCCCGGCTGGGCGGTGACGAGTTCGTCGTCCTCGCCCACGACGTGCGGCCGTCCGACGCGCTCGCGCTGGCCGGCCGGCTCCGCGACGAGCTCCGCCGTCCCTTCCGCTTCGGCAGCATGGAGCTGACCGTCGACGCCAGCGTCGGCGTCGCCATCGGCCCGCTGCACTCGGCCTCGGCCGAGGAGCTGCTGCAGCTCGCCGACCTGGCGATGTACTCGGCCAAGCGCTCCCGGTGCGGGGTCGCGCTCTACGACGACACCCGGGACGGCGAGGGCCGGCACCGGCTGGAGACCGTCGAGCAGCTGCGCACCGGGATCTCCGCCGGGCAGCTCGTGCTGCACTACCAGCCCAAGCTCGACCTGCGCACCGGCGAGGTGGACGGCGTGGAGGCGCTGGTCCGCTGGCAGCACCCGGAGCGGGGGCTGCTGCCCCCGGACTCCTTCATCGACCTGGCCGAGTCGGCCGGGCTGATGTCGCGGCTCACCGCCACCGTGCTGGACCAGGCGCTGGCCCAGTGCCGCGCGTGGGCCGACGCGGGGCTGGTCCTCGACGTCTCGGTCAACATCAGCCCCACCGACCTGGTGGACGAGGCCTTCCCGGCCGAGGTCGCCCGGCAGCTGCACCTGCACCGGCTGCCGCCCACCCGGCTGGTCCTGGAGGTCACCGAGAGCCTGCTGATGGCCGACCGGGAGCGCGCCGTCCGGGTGCTGCAGCAGCTGCGGGACACCGGCGTCGGCATCTCCATCGACGACTACGGCACCGGGTACTCCAGCCTGGCCTACCTCGCCTCGCTGCCGGTGACCGAGCTCAAGCTCGACCGCGCCTTCATCACCTCCATGCCCAGCAGCCCGCGGGCGGAGGCGGTCGTCACCTCGACGCTGCAGCT
- a CDS encoding thiol-disulfide oxidoreductase DCC family protein, producing MTSGTLVFDGDCAFCTRSADLARRVLPADSDVVAWQHLDLAAAGVTAERAQHEVLWIGRDGAVSGGAPAVAQLLRAAGLPWSLLGRVLSAPPVRWVAPAVYRLVAANRYRLPGGTAACRLPPRDAA from the coding sequence GTGACCTCCGGAACGCTCGTCTTCGACGGCGACTGCGCCTTCTGCACCCGCTCGGCCGACCTCGCCCGGCGGGTGCTGCCGGCCGACTCCGACGTGGTCGCCTGGCAGCACCTCGACCTGGCCGCGGCCGGGGTGACGGCCGAGCGGGCGCAGCACGAGGTGCTCTGGATCGGCCGGGACGGCGCGGTCTCCGGCGGCGCTCCGGCGGTGGCGCAGCTGCTGCGGGCGGCCGGGCTGCCGTGGTCGCTGCTGGGGCGGGTGCTGTCGGCGCCGCCGGTGCGCTGGGTCGCCCCGGCCGTCTACCGGCTCGTCGCGGCGAACCGGTACCGGCTGCCCGGCGGCACCGCCGCCTGCCGTCTCCCGCCCCGCGACGCGGCCTGA
- a CDS encoding endonuclease/exonuclease/phosphatase family protein, translating into MRLATFNILHGRSLTDDQVDVDRFAAAVRSLDADVLALQEVDREQPRSHHADLTAVAAEAMGAVAHRFVAAIAGTPGATWMAATGEEQPGTAEYGIALLSRYPVSSWQVIRLPPIPFTFPMWLPGPRKVITVHEEPRAAVVAVVETPHGRLTVVNTHLSFVPGWNRLQLRRLRRDLAAFPGPLVLMGDLNMTPPTPSSVTGWRPLAAGATFPVVEPDRQLDHVLLRGSLGPVTATSAPALPLSDHRALTVDIGGAGTMGA; encoded by the coding sequence GTGCGACTCGCGACCTTCAACATCCTGCACGGACGCTCGCTGACCGACGACCAGGTGGACGTCGACCGCTTCGCCGCCGCGGTGCGGTCCCTGGACGCCGACGTCCTGGCCCTCCAGGAGGTGGACCGGGAGCAGCCCCGCTCGCACCACGCCGACCTCACCGCGGTGGCGGCCGAGGCGATGGGCGCGGTCGCGCACCGGTTCGTGGCGGCGATCGCCGGCACCCCGGGGGCCACCTGGATGGCGGCGACCGGGGAGGAGCAGCCCGGGACGGCGGAGTACGGCATCGCGCTGCTGTCCCGCTACCCGGTGAGCAGCTGGCAGGTCATCCGGCTGCCCCCGATCCCGTTCACCTTCCCGATGTGGCTGCCCGGCCCGCGCAAGGTGATCACGGTCCACGAGGAGCCGCGGGCGGCCGTCGTCGCGGTGGTGGAGACCCCGCACGGCCGGCTGACCGTGGTCAACACCCACCTGTCGTTCGTGCCCGGCTGGAACCGGCTGCAGCTGCGCCGGCTGCGCCGGGACCTCGCCGCGTTCCCCGGCCCGCTGGTGCTGATGGGCGACCTCAACATGACGCCGCCGACGCCGTCGTCGGTGACCGGCTGGCGGCCGCTGGCGGCCGGGGCGACGTTCCCGGTCGTCGAGCCCGACCGGCAGCTGGACCACGTGCTGCTGCGCGGGTCGCTCGGGCCCGTGACGGCGACGTCGGCCCCGGCGCTCCCGCTGTCGGACCACCGCGCGCTCACCGTCGACATCGGCGGGGCGGGGACGATGGGGGCGTGA
- a CDS encoding adenosine deaminase, giving the protein MHPSSDPPALPTAELHVHVEGTLEPELALDLARRNGVRLRHPDLASLRRAYSFADLPSFLDLYYELTAVLREPQDFTDLAEAYLARAAAQAVRHAEVFVDPQAHTSRGVPLEVVLDGLAEAFGTAEERHGLSARVIVSFLRDRDPREADALVPRLRPWHGLVIGVGLDSAEVGFPPEPFARAYALAADEGLHRVAHAGEEGPPAYVTGALDALGVERVDHGIRSLEDPSLVARLREEQVPLTVCPLSNVALRAVPDLAVHPLARMLDAGLRVSVNSDDPAYFGGYLHDNTAAVSRALGLTAAQRRQLAEDGFRASFLPDADKARHLAAVAAADAG; this is encoded by the coding sequence ATGCACCCCAGCTCCGACCCCCCGGCCCTGCCCACCGCCGAGCTGCACGTGCACGTCGAGGGCACGCTCGAGCCGGAGCTGGCTCTCGACCTCGCCCGGCGCAACGGGGTCCGGCTGCGCCACCCCGACCTGGCGTCGTTGCGTCGCGCCTACTCCTTCGCCGACCTGCCGTCCTTCCTCGATCTCTACTACGAGCTGACCGCGGTGCTCCGGGAGCCGCAGGACTTCACCGACCTCGCCGAGGCGTACCTGGCGCGCGCCGCGGCGCAGGCAGTGCGGCACGCGGAGGTCTTCGTCGACCCGCAGGCGCACACCAGCCGCGGCGTCCCGCTGGAGGTGGTGCTGGACGGGCTCGCCGAGGCGTTCGGGACGGCGGAGGAGCGGCACGGGCTGAGCGCCCGGGTGATCGTCAGCTTCCTGCGCGACCGTGACCCGCGGGAGGCCGACGCGCTGGTGCCGCGGCTGCGGCCCTGGCACGGACTGGTGATCGGTGTCGGCCTGGACAGCGCCGAGGTCGGGTTCCCGCCCGAGCCGTTCGCGCGCGCCTACGCGCTGGCGGCCGACGAGGGGCTGCACCGGGTGGCGCACGCGGGGGAGGAGGGGCCGCCCGCCTACGTCACCGGGGCGCTGGACGCCCTCGGCGTCGAGCGGGTCGACCATGGCATCCGCAGCCTGGAGGACCCCTCGCTGGTGGCCCGGCTGCGCGAGGAGCAGGTGCCCCTGACGGTCTGCCCGCTGTCCAACGTGGCGCTGCGCGCCGTGCCCGACCTGGCGGTCCACCCGCTGGCCCGGATGCTCGACGCGGGGCTCCGGGTCTCGGTCAACTCGGACGACCCGGCCTACTTCGGCGGCTACCTGCACGACAACACCGCCGCGGTCAGCCGCGCGCTCGGCCTCACGGCCGCGCAGCGGCGACAGCTGGCCGAGGACGGCTTCCGGGCGAGCTTCCTGCCCGACGCGGACAAGGCCCGGCACCTGGCGGCGGTCGCCGCCGCCGACGCGGGCTGA
- a CDS encoding nucleotidyltransferase: protein MPADRDALRVALKRTASALKHDGVPFALAGGYALWAHGAPESENDVDFVVAEDDTERAANVLADAGFEVVRPPEDWLFKACTDGVVVDVLHRIVGEPVSSEMLDRSDEMDLIGIRLPVLPATDLLSSKLRSMTEHYCDFGRLLPHVRAVREQVDWERLREEVADNDFAVAFLFLTERLGINAG, encoded by the coding sequence GTGCCCGCCGACCGGGACGCCCTACGGGTCGCGCTCAAGCGCACCGCGTCCGCCCTCAAGCACGACGGTGTGCCCTTCGCCCTCGCCGGCGGCTACGCGCTGTGGGCGCACGGCGCACCGGAGTCGGAGAACGACGTCGACTTCGTCGTCGCCGAGGACGACACCGAGCGCGCCGCGAACGTGCTGGCCGACGCCGGTTTCGAGGTGGTCCGCCCGCCGGAGGACTGGCTGTTCAAGGCCTGCACCGACGGCGTCGTCGTCGACGTGCTGCACCGGATCGTGGGGGAGCCGGTCAGCTCGGAGATGCTCGACCGCTCCGACGAGATGGACCTGATCGGCATCCGGTTGCCGGTGCTGCCCGCCACCGACCTGCTGTCGAGCAAGCTGCGGTCGATGACCGAGCACTACTGCGACTTCGGCCGGTTGCTGCCGCACGTGCGCGCGGTCCGCGAGCAGGTGGACTGGGAGCGGCTGCGCGAGGAGGTGGCGGACAACGACTTCGCCGTCGCCTTCCTGTTCCTCACCGAGCGCCTCGGCATAAACGCCGGCTGA
- a CDS encoding GDSL-type esterase/lipase family protein codes for MTLRFLVLGDSLAFGTGAASPQHTLGARLGRVLQDAGRTVELHVVAVPGATSLDLAAQVRRAPAADVALLVVGANDITHQVPPAQAAAALGSAVRQLRERGTEVLVVPTPDLSSVAWVPPAFRSVVAAICDQQRARQTLAAEAAGAVVTPVAAEVSRRFAADPSLFSADRFHPSSAGYALVADALAPHLLELAGRPDEDAA; via the coding sequence GTGACGCTCCGCTTCCTCGTCCTCGGCGACTCCCTGGCCTTCGGCACCGGCGCCGCGAGCCCGCAGCACACCCTCGGCGCCCGGCTCGGCCGCGTGCTGCAGGACGCCGGCCGCACCGTCGAGCTGCACGTGGTCGCCGTCCCCGGCGCGACGTCGCTGGACCTCGCCGCGCAGGTCCGGCGCGCGCCCGCCGCCGACGTCGCCCTGCTGGTGGTCGGCGCCAACGACATCACCCACCAGGTGCCGCCGGCGCAGGCCGCGGCGGCGCTGGGCAGCGCCGTCCGGCAGCTGCGGGAGCGCGGCACCGAGGTGCTCGTCGTCCCGACCCCCGACCTGTCCTCGGTCGCCTGGGTGCCGCCGGCGTTCCGGTCGGTGGTCGCCGCGATCTGCGACCAGCAGCGGGCCCGGCAGACCCTGGCCGCCGAGGCCGCGGGCGCCGTCGTGACCCCGGTCGCCGCCGAGGTGTCCCGGCGGTTCGCCGCCGACCCGTCGCTGTTCTCCGCCGACCGGTTCCACCCGTCCTCGGCCGGCTACGCCCTGGTCGCCGACGCGCTGGCGCCGCACCTGCTGGAGCTGGCCGGCCGACCGGACGAGGACGCCGCCTGA
- a CDS encoding MmcQ/YjbR family DNA-binding protein, giving the protein MATWDDVARLALALPEATEDPSHAATRSWRVRDKAFAWERPLRRADVAELGDAAPSGPVLAVRVPDIGARAALVADSPSVYFATAHFAGYPAVLVWLDEIGVDELAEVLDEAWACRAPRRLVAEHRAGR; this is encoded by the coding sequence ATGGCCACCTGGGACGACGTCGCCCGGCTCGCGCTGGCGCTGCCGGAGGCGACCGAGGACCCCTCGCACGCGGCCACCCGCAGCTGGCGGGTGCGCGACAAGGCGTTCGCCTGGGAGCGGCCGCTGCGGCGGGCCGACGTGGCCGAGCTCGGCGACGCCGCACCGTCGGGCCCGGTGCTCGCCGTGCGGGTGCCGGACATCGGCGCCCGGGCCGCCCTCGTCGCCGACTCCCCCAGCGTCTACTTCGCCACCGCGCACTTCGCCGGGTACCCGGCCGTGCTGGTGTGGCTGGACGAGATCGGCGTGGACGAGCTGGCCGAGGTGCTGGACGAGGCCTGGGCGTGCCGGGCGCCGCGCCGGCTGGTCGCCGAGCACCGGGCCGGGCGCTGA
- a CDS encoding MFS transporter, with translation MTTAAREETEQLDPRRWLALGVCVSAVFMTLLDVSIVAVALPSIGASTGAGPSELQWVVSGYALAFGMVPIIGGRLGDDRGRKRVLLVGIGAFVVCSALVGLAPTPAVLVAGRVLQGLAGGLINPQVAGLVQQLFPRHERGRAFGVLGAAVGIATAAGPVVGGALIGLGGEDFGWRICFLVNLPVGLTALALCARLLPAAPRRGSPRPLDLPGAALLTVGVFALLFPFVQYDADHDLRLLLLLVPALAVLAGFVGWERGPGRRRGHPLVDLGLFRIRSFSDGTVLAFLFFCAYTGTPLVLALFLQDGLGFTPLQSGLTASAYAVGVAVSAPVGGRLVPRLGQRVLVVALGLFTVGVAATAVLADRLAGSAEPATVALAMAPALLVAGLGGGSVITPNQALSLADVDVRGGSTAGGVLQTAQRIGNAVGAAVITAVFYAVVSGAAAGGTVRQADHGRGYAVSLLVSVAFAAAALVVAVRDVRRRPVPGPAGD, from the coding sequence GTGACCACCGCTGCCCGGGAGGAGACCGAGCAGCTGGACCCACGGCGCTGGCTGGCGCTCGGGGTCTGCGTCTCGGCGGTCTTCATGACCCTGCTCGACGTCAGCATCGTCGCGGTGGCGCTGCCCTCGATCGGTGCCAGCACCGGCGCCGGCCCCTCGGAGCTGCAGTGGGTCGTCTCCGGCTACGCGCTGGCCTTCGGCATGGTGCCGATCATCGGCGGGCGGCTGGGTGACGACCGGGGCCGCAAGCGGGTGCTGCTGGTCGGCATCGGCGCGTTCGTCGTCTGCAGCGCGCTGGTCGGGCTGGCCCCGACCCCCGCGGTGCTGGTCGCCGGCCGGGTGCTGCAGGGTCTCGCCGGCGGGCTGATCAACCCGCAGGTCGCCGGGCTGGTCCAGCAGTTGTTCCCCCGGCACGAGCGCGGCCGGGCCTTCGGCGTCCTCGGTGCCGCGGTGGGCATCGCCACGGCGGCCGGCCCGGTCGTGGGTGGCGCGCTCATCGGTCTCGGCGGCGAGGACTTCGGCTGGCGGATCTGCTTCCTGGTCAACCTGCCGGTCGGGCTGACCGCGCTGGCGCTGTGCGCCCGGCTGCTGCCCGCGGCGCCACGCCGCGGCAGCCCCCGGCCGCTGGACCTGCCCGGTGCCGCCCTGCTCACGGTCGGCGTCTTCGCGCTGCTGTTCCCGTTCGTGCAGTACGACGCCGACCACGACCTGCGGCTGCTCCTGCTGCTGGTGCCCGCCCTCGCCGTGCTCGCCGGTTTCGTCGGCTGGGAGCGCGGGCCGGGCCGGCGCCGCGGCCACCCGCTGGTCGACCTGGGCCTGTTCCGGATCCGGTCGTTCTCCGACGGCACGGTGCTCGCCTTCCTGTTCTTCTGCGCCTACACCGGGACGCCGCTGGTGCTGGCCCTGTTCCTGCAGGACGGGTTGGGGTTCACCCCGCTGCAGTCCGGCCTCACCGCGTCGGCCTACGCGGTCGGGGTCGCGGTGTCCGCCCCGGTCGGCGGGAGGCTGGTGCCCCGGCTGGGCCAGCGGGTGCTGGTCGTCGCGCTCGGCCTGTTCACCGTCGGGGTCGCGGCCACCGCGGTGCTCGCCGACCGGCTGGCCGGCAGCGCCGAGCCGGCGACGGTGGCGCTGGCGATGGCCCCGGCGCTGCTCGTCGCCGGCCTCGGTGGCGGCTCGGTGATCACCCCCAACCAGGCGCTGTCCCTGGCCGACGTCGACGTGCGCGGCGGCTCGACGGCCGGCGGGGTGCTGCAGACGGCGCAGCGGATCGGCAACGCCGTCGGCGCGGCGGTCATCACCGCCGTCTTCTACGCCGTGGTCTCCGGTGCGGCGGCCGGCGGCACGGTGCGGCAGGCCGACCACGGGCGCGGCTACGCGGTGAGCCTGCTGGTCAGCGTGGCCTTCGCCGCGGCGGCGCTGGTCGTCGCCGTCCGGGACGTCCGCCGTCGTCCGGTGCCCGGACCGGCCGGGGACTGA